A window of Macaca thibetana thibetana isolate TM-01 chromosome 7, ASM2454274v1, whole genome shotgun sequence genomic DNA:
GCCTCCTCTGTCTCAGTCACACAGCTACGTGGCAGGTGACTGGAGGTGTATAGTTGTCCTCACCTGGACTGTGCTGATGTGGCCCCAAACCCACCGCCCTACCCGTCCCATGATGTCCGAAGAAACCCTACAGAAAAAATTGGCTAAGGCCAAGGAAAAGGTAAAATGTACCAGGTTGCGGCACCCCCAACTCAGCCCCAGGCTCCCTCTGACAGCCAAACTGCTGCCAGAGTCTGTGCCACTCCGGAGGCACAcctggctgcccctcccccagtgcCTGTGGGCTCCCCACACCCAAATCTTGTGAGCCAGTCAACCCCCCAGGGTGACTGTGAGCTGGTGACTTCTGGGGCTTCCCACTCCGTAGTCCACTCTTACCTCCTGCTACCCGAAACCCGACCTCCCTGGGGTCTTTGGGCTCAAGTCTCCAAGCACCTGGGTGCCCCAGAACCTGCCCTCCACCAGTTGCCCCAGAGTCACTTTGGGCAGGTGACTCCTGCGGCTCCCTGCTCCATACTCGGCCCTCACCTCCCACCGCCCCAAgcctgacctccctgggctctctGGGCTTGCGTCTCTAAGGACCTGGGTCCGAATCCTGTGACCCCCCTCCCCAATCTCAAAGTGGCAACTTGGGCATTGCACTCCTGTGTCCCCCCCACCACTCCACTGAGGAGTGGAATGTAGTGATGTCGCAGTCCCTCTAGAACTGTCATTACTGCAATGAGACCGGTCTCTGGACTTAGGACGCAGTCCCCTAAGTGTTCTTGCCAATTTCTGGTTCCTCTGTTTGTAGCACAGGTTTCCAGCTGGAAGGGGAATGGGGACCGTGGGGCCTAGGAGAGAGAGGTTTCAGGCTGCCTTACTTCCTTAACACAGACGTTGACAGTGTGAAAAGCCTACACCTCCCCTATGAGCTCAACACATTGACAGTGTTCTGGGTGGCAATGGGAGAACGGGTTTGGTTTAGTTTTCTCCCAGGCTTCTACTCTCCAGAGAGATTTTAAcattgtttctgagttctctaccTCAGACTTGAATTCTCCTTTGTTCTGGGACCAGAGTGCCCCTCAGTCAGTGGTTTCTGGAGTGAGATCTGCCTATCTTCTGTGGAACAGATCTTGGGAAACTGAACTTGACAGCTTGAATCTTCCTCATCTCATCTCCACCTGGGGTACTTCGAGTGCCACAGGATAAATGTGGGGCATCTTTCTGAAGCATCAGTTTCCCTTGATTCTACCGAGAGACAAAACATTAATGTACTTACGGGTGACAGTCACATAGATGTATAAGAGTATACAAGACTTCTCTCTGAAATGAGGGTTGGGTTGTCATCTTTCTGTTAAGTTCCCAGATTTCACAGAAaggctgccttctgccatgaagatacattaatataaattttgagaGGTAGTGGTGCACTTCTTCACACTAACAGACATGTGAGGGTGTATGACTCTAAACCACACAGTGTACAGTTCCTGCCTACCTGATATTTGCTTTTCTACCTCTGCCTCTGGTTTTGGTCCCTGGCAGCTGCTGATTCTTGGTAAAACCCCAGAGGTTGGAGTCAGAAGACTGAGTTTAAGTTCCATTATTGCCTTCTTTTCAGCCATGGTATCAATCCCTCTCAGTCACTAAGTGATTGTGACAACACTTCCTACAGTTGTTGGTGGCATTAAATCAGATGGTCTATAATGGTATTTTGTATAAACGGTAAAGCAGGATGTGACTTTTGGAGTTTGTAGTTCTCATGAGTATCACTGCTCTTCCTTTCCACAGTTGAGAGACTATCATCCCCAGACCAGCCCTAGTGTTGGTGCAGGAGCAACTGacaccaaaaagaagaaaataaataacggCACTAACCCTGAGACAACCACTTCTGGTGGTTGCCACTCACCTGAGGATGTGAGTCTTCGCTGGCCAGGCTCCTGGGGACAGAGGGCCCAAGGGGTGGTGGAGGGTAATTGAGATTGTGGAAGAACTGCCAGGTACTGGTTAAgaattctgggtttgaatcctctCCATCTGCTGGGGATATGATTtagggcaaattgcttgagctcttTGGGCCTctcttttcacatctgtaaaataggagtgGTCTTGTTTTACCTACAtttgtgaagtttaaatgagatttatcattgttgtttttatgttaatcCCTAGTCCAGGGCCTGCTGTAAACTCTCCTTCTCGGGCTTGTATTTCCTGAGGTAGAGATAGAGAGTATCAGAGGTGTCTGTCAGCTCTGAGAGTCTGAGAGTTAAAGGCCCACTAGAATGGAAACCTCAGGGCCAAGGGCTCCTGTCTGCCTTTTCCGTCCTATACTCCCGCTGTGAAGAACCGTCCCTGGCCCGTATGTGCTCagtcaatgtttgttgaatgaatgcaccTTTCTAAATCACAAGCTGGCAGAAAAGTGGGCTTTTCTCACACTCCATCTCTGAAGGTTTCTGACTGTCTTTTCTAGAGAATCCAGTTTCAGACTTTGAGCTCTGTGGCTGTCGACAAAACCCAACAAAGACCCAAATCCTTTTTCTTTGGGAGTTGAGGACAGTTTACCAGTTCGTGTTCCCATTGGGTCTAAGAACTTTGCCTTGAAAATCcatcccaggccgggcgcggtggctcaagcctgtaatcccagcactttgggaggccgagacgggcggatcacgaggtcaggagatcgagaccatcctggctaacacagtgaaaccctgtctctactaaaaatacaaaaaaaacttagcccggcgtggtggcaggcgcctgtagtcccagctactcgggaggctgaggcaggagaatggcgtgaacccgggaggcggagcttgcagtgagctgagatccggccactgcactccagcctgggtgacagagcgagactccgtctcaaaaaaaaaaaagaagaaaatccatccctggcccctgccTACTGCTTCCTGGCCTGGGGAATAGAGTCGAGGGGCCACATTCAGTCACCTTCCTTTGACTGAAACAACAGAACCAAGCTCAGCTGGAAGAAGTAACGTGATTTCTTTGTTTGCTCATGACATGGCTGCTGGGTTTGGGGGACGCTCAGATATAGAGGCCCCAGTCTCGTCTCgcccactcccagcctggggaagaaggcTCAGCTCCCAGATCCCACCCCGTCCCCACAGGGTTCCTGATAACCTGGTCCCATGGGTGGGCCTGTCCTGGGGCAGTGGTGCCATTCTGGGGGCATGTCTCTTGctgtgccatctctgcctccccctAGTAAgagctctgtcttcctctttctataGGAAAAGAAGGCAAGCCACCAACATCAGGAAGCCCTAAGGAGGGAGCTAGAGGTGAGTGGACGGTGTGAAGTTCCCCTCCTGTCCTCTGGAGAAggtttctttgcttctctttcagcatttgcttgtcttttcTCCCAAAGGCCCAGGTTCATACCATACGAATCCttacatgtgagaaaactgaGCTTCAGACGGCACTCTATTACAGCCAGCGTGCTGTCCAGCAGTTGGAAGGTGGGAATCTGGCACCCGGTCATCCTTCAACCTGGCACTTTGACAGGCCTTTATGGGGAGACCTTTGGGCCACATCTGAATATCTCTCATTCCAGGAGAGTCCAGGGATCTGGTGAGCCGCCTCCATGATTCATGGAAGTTTGCCGGAGAGTTAGAGCGGGCTCTCTCTGCTGTTGCTACACAGAAGAAGAAAGCGGACAGGGTGAGTCCAACTACTTACCCTGTCCCCTGGGAGCCCGGCTTCACAGATGGAGGAGTGAGCCTAAAAGTCCCTTCTGCAAGATGGAGTGTCCTGCCCAGAAGGCAGCATGGCCATTTCTTGCTGCTTTTGTGTGTGGTTGTTAGAGGCCAACTGGTGCTGGGTCGGCTGCTGTGGGTGAGTTGGGGGGTGCTGTGGGGAGTGAGCACTGGACATAGAGCTCGCAGGCCAAGTGCCCGCCCTTCCCATACTTGACTTGTTTTactctggctcatgcctgtaatgccagcactttgggaggccgaggtgggtggatcatctgaggtcaggagttcaagactagactgaccgacatggagaaaccccatctctactaaaaatacaaaattagccgggtgtggtggcacatgcctgtaatcccagctacttgggaggctaaggcaggagaatcacttgaacccgggaggcggaggttgtggtgagcctagattgcgccattgcactccaacaagagccaaactctgcctcaaaaaaaaaaaaaaaaaaaaaaaaaagaaaagaaaaagaaagaaacaaaacaaagacagaaaaacaaatgagactGTGGGCTTGGAAGTGCCTTGAGAGCATGTGAGGTGTGACTGGGAGTGGGGAGTGATGTGTGGAGTGGTCACGGTGGCTGTTGTTCCTGGTCGGCCAGCCGCTCCTCTGCCTGCTCTATCCTGACTTCACCTTTGTCTATTTGCAGTACATCGAGGAGTTAACAAAGGAGAGGGACGCCCTGAGTCTGGAACTGTACAGGAACACGTAGGATGGGGGACGGTGGGATGGGAGGTCTGGGGGCTCTTAGCGTGGGGGatgtgctgggaggtgggggtacAGGTGAGCATGGTGAGAGGCTCATACAGGTTTTCATGTGTGCACAGGGAAGCTCTAGTGCCGGCTGTGCCATTGACTCATGGGGTAGCCTCAGGCAACTCATGTCTTCTCTCTGGCCTGCCACCTGTGATTTTTAATTCCTGGGGTCCCATCCAATGCCACGGTTCTGTGGTTGTGGGGTGAAAGCAGAGGGTTGATCACCACAGCGGTCCTTTCTGTTCTTCGTTCATTCCTTTATCTACTGCCTCTGGTCGTAGCATAACCGATGATGAGCTGAAGGAGAAAAATGCCGAACTACAAGAAAAACTTCGACTTGTAGAATCTGAAAAGTCTGAGATCCAGCTCAACGTAAAGGAGCTAGAAAGGAAGCTGGAGAGGGCCAAGCTCCTGCTGCCACAGGCAAGCGGCTGCAGCCCCGGGGGTTGTGGGATCCCTGTCCGGCTGGGACCATGGTCTAGGGATCAAGCAGGATATGGGGAGTCTCCAGCCAAAAGCTAGAATATTTGGGTCCTTGTTCTGGTCCTGCCATAGAATCCTCTAGAGTGTGCTAAAAATCTACAAATTGAGGCCCTGCCTGGGAAATCAGAATCTCAGAGTAGGgcttgacaaaatattttataggatCATAGATAAAAAACCATTGTTTTATAGATTACATTTATATGGGTAGCTCATGAGTCTGTTTCCTTCTGAGGTTCAAACCAACACTTTCACTgttccagcagcagctgcaggaggACGCTGACCACCTGGGTAAGGAGCTGCAGAGTGTGTCCGCGAAGCTCCAAGCCCAGGTGGAAGAGAACGAGTTGTGGAACCGCCTGTACCAGCAacaggaggagaagatgtggaggcaggaggagaagatacgggagcaggaagagaagatacgggagcaggaggagaagatgcggaggcaggaggagaagatgcggaggcaggaggagatgatgcgggagaaggaggagaagatgcgGGATAAGGAGGAGAACATGcgtgagcaggaggagaagatacgggagcaggaggagaagatgcagaggcaggaggagaagatgcggaggcaggaggagatgATGCGGGAGAAGGAGCAGAAGatgcgggagcaggaggagaagatgtgggagcaggaggagaagatgtggaggcaggaggagaagatgcacgAGCAGGAGCagaagatgtggaggcaggaggagaaaatGCATGatcaggaggagaagatgcagtGGCAGGAGGAGATGATatgggagaaggaggaaaagatacgggagcaggaggagaagatgtggaggcaggaggagaagatgcggcagcaggaggagaagatgtggaggcaggaggagaagatgcaggagaaggaggagaagatggggaggcaggaggagaagatgcgggAGCAGGAAACGAGGCTGTggcagcaggaggagaagatgcagaagcaggaggtgaggctgcaggagctggaggagaggCTGGTGGAGCTGGGGCGGAAGGCCGAGCTCTGGGGGAGCAGGCGGAGGTGGGTGCAAACCCTGGAGATCATACAGAACGACCTCACCACAACTTAGCAGATGGTGGTTGGCTCCCTCTGCTTTTCCACCAGTCTGTGGCCTACAGCTTCAATGGTGGGAAGAAGGGTGTGAGAtttgaggctggggagggaggcatgGGCCTCTAGGCAAGGGAGGCAGTCACTTAGACCTGGAGGAAGGGGCTAGGAGCCAGGGGCTTGGGCAGGCGACAGAGCCCCACAGTGCCCTCACTACCCCGTTTATGGTCCCAGAATCTGGAAGCCAGCCACTGCCTACCCTGACGCCCATCCTGCAGGTGGAGCTGAAGAGCCAAGAGGCTCAGAGTCTGCAGCAGCAGCGAGACCATTCCCTGGGTCCCCTGCAGCAGTACGTGGCCGCCTATCAGCAGCTGGCCTCTGGGAAGGAGGCTCTGcccagctgcagcagcaggaagctCAGGGCAAAGCGGTGGCCGAGTTGGCCCCCCGATAGTTGCAGGAGACCCAGTTGAGGGAGTTGATGAGGGCCGGGCCCGGAGCGGGGTGACCTAGCAGCCTCCGTGC
This region includes:
- the LOC126957911 gene encoding golgin subfamily A member 6-like protein 6, yielding MWPQTHRPTRPMMSEETLQKKLAKAKEKLRDYHPQTSPSVGAGATDTKKKKINNGTNPETTTSGGCHSPEDEKKASHQHQEALRRELEAQVHTIRILTCEKTELQTALYYSQRAVQQLEGESRDLVSRLHDSWKFAGELERALSAVATQKKKADRYIEELTKERDALSLELYRNTITDDELKEKNAELQEKLRLVESEKSEIQLNVKELERKLERAKLLLPQQLQEDADHLGKELQSVSAKLQAQVEENELWNRLYQQQEEKMWRQEEKIREQEEKIREQEEKMRRQEEKMRRQEEMMREKEEKMRDKEENMREQEEKIREQEEKMQRQEEKMRRQEEMMREKEQKMREQEEKMWEQEEKMWRQEEKMHEQEQKMWRQEEKMHDQEEKMQWQEEMIWEKEEKIREQEEKMWRQEEKMRQQEEKMWRQEEKMQEKEEKMGRQEEKMREQETRLWQQEEKMQKQEEHLEAAIQQNKQLHTELSLMALPGEGDALDREEVEEEEAPQPMPSIPEELESREAMVELVFPLVSDRNQGRGGLRAAAQNPAEEAAPGTPVPQELGAANKQGDLYSKPCLPFFYRAHDKKAKIINI